The Herbiconiux sp. A18JL235 region CGGCGTGCTCTGGGCGAACACTCGATTCGTTAGCAATGCTAATTAGCGTATGCTAACGATATGTCCGCTGTCCTTCCCGCCGCACCCGCGCATCCGTTCGCCGCCGAGCTGCGTGGGGCGACGCTGCGGCTGGCCCGCCGGCTGCGGCTCGAGAAGGCCGACGACGAGCTGAGCGACGGTCAGACCAGCGTGCTCGCCTACCTCGAACGTCGCGGGGCCCAGTCGCCGGCCGCCCTCAGCGCCTTCGAGCACGTGAGCCCGCCGTCGATGAACCGCACCCTCAACGCCCTGCAGGAGGCAGGTTACGTCGATCGCACGCCGAGCTCCGACGACCGGCGCATGGTGTCGGTGTCGTTGACGGATGCGGGGCGTGCCGTCGTGCAGGAGACCCGCCGCCGACGAGACGCCTGGCTCGAGCAGCGACTCGACGAGCTGAGCGCCGACGAGCGCCACGCGCTCACCGAGGCCGCGACGATCATCCGGAAGCTGTTGGAGGCGTGAGCGCCGTCTTCCGTTCCCTGGCGACGATCGACTACCGCATCTGGTTCGCCGGCGCCCTGGTGTCGAATGTGGGCACCTGGATGCAGCGCACGGCCCAGGACTGGATCGTGCTCACCGAGCTGAGCGACCACGATGCCGTCGCGCTCGGCATCACGACGGCGCTGCAGCTCGGGCCGCAACTGCTGCTCGTGCCGCTGTCGGGCCTCATCGCCGACCGCTTCGACCGCCGCCGCACGCTCATGCTCACGCAGCTGGCGATGGGCCTGCTCGGCGCGGCCCTCGGCGCGATCGTGCTGGCGGGGGTCGCGCAGCTGTGGATCGTCTACGTGTTCGCGCTGCTGCTCGGCATCGCGTCGGCGATCGACGCCCCGGTGCGGCAGACCTTCGTATCGGAGCTCGTGACCGGGCCGAACCTCGGCAACGCCGTCGCGCTCAACTCGGCGTCGTTCAACGCCGCGCGCACCATCGGGCCCGCCGTGGCGGGGCTGCTCGTCGTCGCGGTCGGGGCGGGGTGGGTGTTCCTCATCAACGCCGTCTCGTTCGTGGCCGTGCTGGTGTCGCTGAGGTTCATCCGCCCCTCGCGGCTCGTTCCGGTGACGCGGGCGCCGCGCAGCAAGGGCCAGCTGCTCGAGGGTTTCCGCTACGTGCGGGGCCGGCCCGACCTCCTCGTGATCTTCGTCATCGTGTTCGTCATCGGCACCTTCGGCTTCAACTACGCCATCTTCACCTCGACCATGGCGACCGTGGAGTTCGGACTCGACTCGGCGGGCTTCGGGCTGCTCACCTCGATCATGGCGGTGGGCTCGGTGGCGGGCGCCCTGCTCTCCGCGAGCCGCGACAAGCCGCGCGGGCGGCTCGTGGTGACCGCCTCGCTGGGGTTCGGCCTGTCGGCACTCGCCGCCGCGCTCTCGCCCGGCTACGCGTTCTTCGCGATGGCGCTCGTCGCCATCGGATTCGCCGGCCAGGTGCTCATGACGACGGCGAACGGCACGGTGCAGACCACCACCGACCCGGCCATGCGCGGGCGCGTCATGGCGCTGTACATGGCCATCTTCATGGGCGGCACCCCGATCGGCGCGCCCGTGCTGGGGGCGGTGGCGAATACGCTCGGGCCGCGCTGGGCACTCGGCGTCGCCGCGCTCGCCGGGGTGGTCGCGTTCGTCATCGGTGCGGTGTGGCTCGTGGTGTACCGCGACGCGCGGCTGCGGTGGGTGGAGCGCGTGGCGGGCGGGGCGGCGCTGCGGCTGCGGGTGCCGCTGCGGCTCGAGTTCGGCCCGGGCGACCGGATGCGCGACCAGGTCACCGCGACGGGGTCGTTCTCGGGGGTGGCGGCCTCCGAGGAGTTGCGGGAGGACCTCGAGACCGAGGAGGCCGACGCGCGCCGGGCCTGAAGCGCGTCCCGGGCCCGGGACGTGCGACAGTGAGGTCATGAGGCACGGAATCGTCATCCTCCCCCAGCACTCGTGGCCCGAGTCTGAGCGCCGCTGGCGGCTCGCCGAAGAACTCGGCTTCGCCCATGCCTGGACCTACGACCACCTGTCGTGGCGGTCGCTCGCCGATCAGCCGTGGGGCGCATCCGTTCCCACGCTGACCGCCGCGGCGGTGGTGACGTCGCGCATCCGTCTCGGGTTGTTCGTGGCGTCGCCGAACTTCCGGCACCCGGTGCCGTTCGCGAAGGAGCTGGGCACGCTCGACGACGTGTCGGGAGGGCGGTTCGTGCTCGGCGTGGGGTCAGGCGGCACGGGGTTCGACGCCTCGGTGCTGGGGCAGGCGCAGCTGACGCCTCGCCAACGCCACGAGCGGTTCGCGGAGTTCGTCGAGCAGCTGGATGCGCTGCTGCGGTACGAGGAGGGCGGCTCGCGCTCGGGCTTCTCCTTCGACGGGAAGTGGTTCGCGGCGCGCGACGCCCGCATGGTGGGGACTCCGGCACAGTCGCCGCGGCTCCCCTTCGTCGTGGCCGCCAACGGGCCCAAGGGTCTGGCGCTCGCGGCGCGCTACGGCCAGGGCTGGGTGACCACCGCGCACGACGACCTCGTGGGCGCGGAGCGCTGGCGACTGCTCGCCGAGCTCTGCCGCAGGCTCGACGACGCGCTGGCCGCCGCAGGGCGCGACCCGCGCTCGATCGACCGGTACCTCTCGCTCGACTCCGAGGCGTTCTTCTCGCTCTCGAGCGTCGGCGCGTGGGACGACGCGGTCGGCAACGCCGCCGAGCTCGGCTTCACCGACGTCATCGCCCACTGGCCACGCGACTCCGGCATCTACGCCGGGTCGGAGGAGGTGCTGGTCGAGGTGGCCTCGCGCTTCGCCGGCTGAGGCCGTCTCGGGTGCCGGGGCGGGCCTTCGCTCGGCCGAGTGCCGCGGTCTCCGGTGGCGTGGCGAGCATCCGTTCGCCTGCCCCCATAATCGAACCATGACGGGCGACGAGCGGGAGGTGCCCGAGGCGACCAGACCGGCCGGCACGCGGGCGGCGAGCGTGTTCGATGTGGCGAAGGTCGCCGGGGTGTCGCATCAGACCGTGTCGCGGGTGCTCAACGACCATCCGAACGTGCGCGCCTCGACCCGGCAGAAGGTGCTCGACGCCATGTCGGAGCTCAGCTACCGGCCCAACTTCGCGGCGCGGACGCTGTCGTCGAGCCGGTCGCGCATCCTCGGCATCCTGTCGACGTCGAGCGGGGAGTACGGGCCGGCCTCGACCATCGCCGCGGTCGAGGCGGCGGCGCGACGGCGGGGCTACAGCGTGAGCATCGCGAACGCCGACGGGCTCGACCCCGCCTCGGTGGCCGAGGCGCTCGACCATCTCGGGAACCTGTCGGCGGAGGGCATCATCGTCGTGGCTCCGCAGCTGGGGGTGATGGATGCGCTTGTCGCCGCCTCGTTCACGATCCCGTACGTGACGACGCAGGAGCTCGCGCTGGCGGGGGGCGCGCGCGGCGGGTTCCGTGGCGCGGGTGCGGGCGCGGCGGGTGGCGCGGGCGCGGGCGGGGCGGGCGCAGCGGGTGGCGCCGGTGCGGCGGACGACACCGGTGGGGCGGGCGCGGGCGTGGCGGGTGGCGCCGGTGCGGCGGGTTCGCCGGGCGGCGCCCGTGGCGCAGGCGCGGCGGGCGGCGCCGGGCTGGCGCCCGACCAGGTCGCGGGAGCGCGGCGGGCGGTGGCCCATCTCGCCGGTCTCGGCCACCGGCGCATCGGGCACATCGCGGGCCCCGCCGACTGGATCGATGCGCGCTCGCGCCGCGTGGGGTTCGAGCGGGAGCTCGCCGACCGCGGGCTCAGTGCCGCCGCCGTGGCGACCGGCGACTGGAGCGCCGCGTCGGGCTACCGCGCCTTCGGCGAGCTCGCCGAGTTCGACGTCACCGCCGTGTTCTCGTCGAACGACCAGATGGCGCTCGGCGTGCTGCACGCGGCGCACGACGCGGGGCTCGCCGTTCCGCGCGACCTCAGCGTCGTGGGTTTCGACGACGCGCCCGAGGCCGCGCACTACCTGCCGCCGCTCACCACGGTGCGCCAGGACTTCGCCGAGATCGGGCGCCTCGCGGTCGACCGACTTCTCGACGGGGCGACGGATGCGCGCGACCGGTCGTCGGAGACCCGCCTCGTGGTGCGGCACTCGACCTCGTCGCCGTCTCGCTGATCGGTTTTCCCCAGCCGACGGCTCTGAGAAGTCATCCACAATCAAGGGCTGGTTGTTCCCCTCGGCACCCCCGTGCCGTACACTGATCGACGAATTGTGATCGATCACAATGCCGTGATGCGAGCCGGGAGAACGCGCTCCCCGCTCGAGTGAGGAGCTCCCATGACGTCAGCCGTCCCCCCGGAGGCGACGAGCCCCGAGGCCGCCGCCATCCTCGGCAGGCGCACGTCCCTCGGCATCGAGTTCGGGTCGACCCGCATCAAGGCGTGCCTGATCGACGACGACGCCACCGTGCTCGCCGTGGGGTCGCACGACTGGGAGAACAGCTTCGTCGATCGCCTCTGGACGTATCCGCTCGACGAGGTCTGGACAGGCCTCCAGTCGGCCTACGCGGCGCTCGTCGCCGACGCCGAGGAGCGTCACGGCGTGCGGCCCGAGGGCTTCGGTGCCATCGGCGTCTCCGCCATGATGCACGGCTACCTGCCGTTCGACTCCGCCGGCGAACTGCTCGTGCCGTTCCGCACCTGGCGCAACACGACCACCGGCGTGGCCGC contains the following coding sequences:
- a CDS encoding LacI family DNA-binding transcriptional regulator, giving the protein MTGDEREVPEATRPAGTRAASVFDVAKVAGVSHQTVSRVLNDHPNVRASTRQKVLDAMSELSYRPNFAARTLSSSRSRILGILSTSSGEYGPASTIAAVEAAARRRGYSVSIANADGLDPASVAEALDHLGNLSAEGIIVVAPQLGVMDALVAASFTIPYVTTQELALAGGARGGFRGAGAGAAGGAGAGGAGAAGGAGAADDTGGAGAGVAGGAGAAGSPGGARGAGAAGGAGLAPDQVAGARRAVAHLAGLGHRRIGHIAGPADWIDARSRRVGFERELADRGLSAAAVATGDWSAASGYRAFGELAEFDVTAVFSSNDQMALGVLHAAHDAGLAVPRDLSVVGFDDAPEAAHYLPPLTTVRQDFAEIGRLAVDRLLDGATDARDRSSETRLVVRHSTSSPSR
- a CDS encoding MarR family transcriptional regulator, which translates into the protein MSAVLPAAPAHPFAAELRGATLRLARRLRLEKADDELSDGQTSVLAYLERRGAQSPAALSAFEHVSPPSMNRTLNALQEAGYVDRTPSSDDRRMVSVSLTDAGRAVVQETRRRRDAWLEQRLDELSADERHALTEAATIIRKLLEA
- a CDS encoding MFS transporter, whose amino-acid sequence is MSAVFRSLATIDYRIWFAGALVSNVGTWMQRTAQDWIVLTELSDHDAVALGITTALQLGPQLLLVPLSGLIADRFDRRRTLMLTQLAMGLLGAALGAIVLAGVAQLWIVYVFALLLGIASAIDAPVRQTFVSELVTGPNLGNAVALNSASFNAARTIGPAVAGLLVVAVGAGWVFLINAVSFVAVLVSLRFIRPSRLVPVTRAPRSKGQLLEGFRYVRGRPDLLVIFVIVFVIGTFGFNYAIFTSTMATVEFGLDSAGFGLLTSIMAVGSVAGALLSASRDKPRGRLVVTASLGFGLSALAAALSPGYAFFAMALVAIGFAGQVLMTTANGTVQTTTDPAMRGRVMALYMAIFMGGTPIGAPVLGAVANTLGPRWALGVAALAGVVAFVIGAVWLVVYRDARLRWVERVAGGAALRLRVPLRLEFGPGDRMRDQVTATGSFSGVAASEELREDLETEEADARRA
- a CDS encoding LLM class flavin-dependent oxidoreductase, which codes for MRHGIVILPQHSWPESERRWRLAEELGFAHAWTYDHLSWRSLADQPWGASVPTLTAAAVVTSRIRLGLFVASPNFRHPVPFAKELGTLDDVSGGRFVLGVGSGGTGFDASVLGQAQLTPRQRHERFAEFVEQLDALLRYEEGGSRSGFSFDGKWFAARDARMVGTPAQSPRLPFVVAANGPKGLALAARYGQGWVTTAHDDLVGAERWRLLAELCRRLDDALAAAGRDPRSIDRYLSLDSEAFFSLSSVGAWDDAVGNAAELGFTDVIAHWPRDSGIYAGSEEVLVEVASRFAG